The Litoreibacter ponti genome includes a window with the following:
- a CDS encoding D-2-hydroxyacid dehydrogenase family protein, with translation MKVHILDDWFDTLRTLPCFSLLDGHEVTVWTDHEPDPAKLAARVAETEALVLFRERTRVGSELLDRLPALRLISQRSVYPHVDVEACTRNGVTLCSNMHSDTPSYAAAEMTLALMLASYRQIPEQVASIRSGGWQMGVGRTLRGRRLGLYGYGRIARAVAAYARAIGMEIVWWSSEEGRARARADGEEVAESRAAFFAQSDIVSLHVRLKPATRGIITAEDLAAMAPRALLVNTSRAGLIAPGALEAEIARGRIHAAVDVFDTEPLRDTDHVLLTHPNVLPTPHLGYVTEDEFDLQFRDIFEQVNAFAAGAPIHVINPDAAR, from the coding sequence ATGAAGGTTCACATCCTGGACGACTGGTTCGACACGCTGCGCACTTTGCCCTGCTTCTCGCTGCTCGACGGCCACGAGGTCACGGTCTGGACCGACCACGAGCCCGACCCCGCCAAGCTCGCCGCCCGGGTGGCCGAGACCGAGGCCTTGGTACTGTTCCGCGAGCGCACGCGGGTCGGGTCCGAGCTGCTCGACCGCCTGCCAGCGCTCCGGCTGATCTCGCAGCGCTCCGTCTACCCCCATGTCGATGTCGAGGCCTGCACGCGCAACGGGGTGACGCTCTGCTCGAACATGCACAGCGACACGCCGTCCTATGCCGCCGCCGAGATGACGCTGGCGCTGATGCTGGCAAGCTACCGGCAGATCCCTGAGCAGGTCGCCTCGATCCGCAGCGGCGGCTGGCAGATGGGCGTCGGGCGCACCCTGCGCGGCCGCCGTCTGGGGCTCTATGGCTACGGTCGCATCGCCCGTGCGGTGGCGGCCTATGCCCGCGCCATTGGGATGGAGATTGTCTGGTGGTCCTCAGAGGAAGGCCGCGCGCGGGCGCGGGCGGATGGGGAAGAGGTCGCCGAAAGTCGCGCGGCGTTCTTCGCGCAAAGCGATATCGTCAGCCTGCATGTGCGGCTGAAGCCTGCGACCCGCGGGATCATCACCGCCGAGGACCTTGCGGCGATGGCGCCGCGCGCGCTCTTGGTCAACACGTCGCGCGCGGGGCTCATCGCGCCCGGCGCGCTGGAGGCCGAGATCGCGCGCGGACGCATCCACGCCGCCGTCGACGTGTTCGACACCGAGCCGTTGCGCGACACGGATCATGTGCTTCTGACCCACCCCAACGTGCTGCCGACGCCGCATTTGGGTTACGTGACGGAGGACGAGTTCGACCTGCAATTCCGCGACATCTTCGAGCAGGTCAACGCCTTCGCCGCGGGCGCGCCGATCCATGTGATCAACCCGGACGCCGCGCGCTGA
- the tcuB gene encoding tricarballylate utilization 4Fe-4S protein TcuB: MYDDTPDLATGTPHDEARRQLQICNACRYCEGYCSAFPAITRLRAFADGDITQIANLCHNCCGCYYACQYTEPHEFALNLPQALAQVRTQSWQDYAWPAPLARLFHRHAYATVAATLLGIAALFLLIQAVPAPASGTGFYAVLSHSAMIALFAPLFLLPLAALALGLRRYWRDVGGARPTLAQWRDALAQAAQMRNLKGGHGEGCNFEEGARFTPARRMAHHAVMYGFLLCFASTSTGTILHYGFDMPAPYSLWSLPKLFGITGGLLLTAGCVWMLALKARAEAHLSDPETTAADTAFVGLLGMVAASGLALYALGQTVAMPALLALHLGAVASFFLLTPYTKMAHGFFRLAALLKDAQARGV; the protein is encoded by the coding sequence ATGTATGATGACACCCCCGATCTCGCGACAGGCACTCCCCATGACGAGGCCCGCCGCCAGCTGCAGATCTGCAATGCCTGCCGCTATTGCGAGGGCTACTGCTCCGCCTTCCCGGCCATCACACGGCTGCGCGCCTTCGCCGATGGCGACATCACCCAGATCGCGAATCTTTGTCACAACTGCTGCGGCTGCTACTACGCCTGCCAATACACCGAGCCGCACGAGTTCGCCCTGAACCTGCCGCAGGCGCTGGCGCAGGTGCGCACACAAAGCTGGCAGGACTACGCGTGGCCCGCGCCGCTTGCCCGGCTGTTTCACCGCCACGCCTACGCCACGGTGGCTGCCACCTTGCTCGGCATTGCTGCGCTCTTTCTCCTGATCCAAGCCGTGCCCGCCCCCGCGAGCGGCACAGGCTTCTACGCTGTGCTGTCCCACTCCGCGATGATCGCGCTGTTCGCGCCGCTCTTCCTGCTGCCTCTGGCCGCGCTGGCGCTCGGTCTGCGCCGCTACTGGCGCGACGTCGGCGGGGCGCGCCCGACGCTGGCGCAGTGGCGGGATGCGCTGGCCCAGGCCGCACAGATGAGAAACCTGAAAGGCGGGCACGGCGAAGGCTGCAACTTCGAGGAGGGCGCGCGCTTCACCCCCGCCCGCCGCATGGCCCACCACGCGGTGATGTACGGCTTCCTGCTGTGCTTCGCCTCGACCAGCACCGGCACGATCCTGCATTACGGCTTCGATATGCCCGCCCCCTATTCCCTTTGGTCGCTGCCCAAGCTCTTCGGGATCACCGGCGGGCTGCTGCTGACGGCGGGCTGCGTGTGGATGCTGGCGCTGAAGGCCCGTGCCGAGGCGCACCTGTCGGACCCAGAGACCACCGCGGCCGATACCGCCTTCGTCGGCCTGCTCGGCATGGTCGCGGCCAGCGGTCTCGCGCTCTACGCGCTCGGCCAGACCGTCGCAATGCCAGCCCTGCTCGCCCTGCATCTCGGCGCGGTGGCAAGCTTCTTCCTGCTCACACCCTACACCAAGATGGCCCATGGGTTTTTCCGGCTCGCAGCGCTGCTCAAAGACGCGCAGGCCCGGGGCGTCTGA
- a CDS encoding AbrB family transcriptional regulator: MIPIAVAFAVAAGGVAAFMALALPLPWLLGPICACLLAALMRVPLGGIPVLNEGMRTILGVAVGATLTPTVLASVPAMWPTLLLVPALVAAIGLIGVPYFRRLCGYDLPTAYYATMPGGLQDMIAFGEEAGANVRALSLIHATRVLVIVVSLPFLMRGVWQADLTRPPGEAAASLPLWELAVMAVCAIAGWRIAKRVGLFGASILGPLILAAIVTLSGGLHHRPPAEAIWAAQFFIGMGIGCKYAGITWGEVRRDLAAGLGFCVILILLTLVFVEAIYSLELAPGMEALLSFAPGGQAELTVLALVVGADVAFVVAHHVLRIFVVILGAPLAARLFSARRPG, encoded by the coding sequence GTGATCCCCATCGCGGTTGCCTTTGCGGTGGCCGCGGGCGGCGTCGCGGCCTTCATGGCGCTGGCCTTGCCGCTGCCATGGCTGCTTGGCCCGATCTGCGCCTGCCTTCTGGCGGCATTAATGCGCGTGCCGCTTGGCGGGATTCCAGTGCTCAACGAAGGGATGCGCACGATCCTTGGCGTTGCCGTCGGCGCGACGCTGACCCCGACGGTTCTGGCGAGTGTCCCGGCGATGTGGCCGACCCTGTTGCTGGTGCCGGCCCTTGTGGCGGCGATCGGGCTGATTGGTGTTCCGTATTTCCGGCGGTTGTGCGGCTATGACCTGCCGACCGCCTACTACGCGACGATGCCCGGCGGCCTGCAGGACATGATCGCGTTTGGTGAAGAGGCGGGCGCGAATGTCCGGGCGCTGAGCCTGATCCACGCGACCCGCGTGCTGGTGATCGTGGTCAGCCTGCCGTTCTTGATGCGCGGCGTCTGGCAGGCGGACCTGACCCGGCCACCGGGTGAGGCGGCGGCGAGCCTGCCCTTGTGGGAGCTGGCGGTGATGGCGGTCTGCGCCATCGCGGGCTGGCGCATCGCCAAGCGGGTCGGCCTGTTCGGGGCGTCGATCCTTGGACCGCTGATCCTTGCGGCCATCGTAACCCTCTCAGGCGGGCTGCATCACCGCCCCCCGGCGGAGGCGATCTGGGCCGCGCAATTCTTCATTGGCATGGGGATCGGCTGCAAATACGCGGGCATCACATGGGGCGAGGTGCGCCGTGATCTGGCCGCGGGTCTGGGGTTCTGCGTGATCTTGATCTTGCTGACCCTGGTCTTCGTGGAAGCGATCTACAGCCTGGAACTTGCGCCCGGCATGGAGGCGTTGTTGTCCTTCGCGCCGGGCGGGCAGGCGGAGCTGACCGTTCTCGCGCTGGTCGTCGGGGCGGACGTGGCCTTCGTCGTGGCGCATCATGTGCTGCGCATCTTCGTGGTGATCCTTGGCGCGCCGCTCGCCGCGCGGCTGTTCAGCGCGCGGCGTCCGGGTTGA
- a CDS encoding F0F1 ATP synthase subunit B' produces MATETAEGAKESAGMPQLDFSTFDNQIVWLVITLVVIYFVLSRVALPRIGSVLAERAGTITNDIAAAEDLKQKAIEAEAAYDKALVDARAEAGRIVGETKQAIQADLDKAIAEADAEIAARTAEGEKKIAAIRESAAESAEAVAKDIAKDIVSAVSPTKVDAKTVTAAVSAKMKG; encoded by the coding sequence ATGGCAACTGAAACCGCTGAAGGAGCGAAAGAAAGCGCGGGCATGCCGCAGCTGGATTTCTCGACCTTCGACAATCAGATCGTCTGGTTGGTGATCACGCTGGTGGTCATCTACTTCGTGCTGTCGCGCGTCGCACTGCCGCGCATCGGCTCCGTTCTGGCCGAGCGGGCGGGCACGATCACCAATGACATTGCCGCGGCCGAAGACCTCAAGCAGAAAGCCATCGAGGCGGAAGCCGCCTATGACAAGGCACTTGTTGACGCCCGCGCCGAGGCTGGCCGGATCGTTGGCGAGACCAAGCAGGCCATTCAAGCCGATCTGGACAAGGCCATCGCCGAGGCAGACGCAGAAATCGCGGCCCGCACCGCCGAAGGCGAAAAAAAGATCGCGGCGATCCGTGAAAGCGCGGCCGAAAGCGCCGAAGCTGTCGCCAAGGACATCGCCAAGGACATCGTCAGCGCCGTGTCGCCGACCAAGGTTGACGCCAAGACGGTCACCGCCGCTGTCAGCGCGAAGATGAAAGGGTAG
- a CDS encoding DMT family transporter produces MRGHGAMLLFSVLVAGSFSLGSLAAGEIAPAALNAVRFALAGMVIGAAVWATGGMPRTALHAPWRYLILGGLFASYFVLMFEGLKTAPPVSAAAVFTLTPVLSAVAGYGLLRQVTTPRMALALGLGAAGALWVIFRADLAALAAFEVGRGELVYLVGCAAHAIYTPLVRKLNRGERPLVFSLLTLAGGLGVLMIWGWGDLRATDWAALPAIVWITIFYVSIAASAMTFVLLQYAAMRLPSSKVMAYTYLVPSWVILWELALGGAGPPALVLGGVALTVLALVLLLKQG; encoded by the coding sequence ATGCGCGGCCACGGCGCCATGCTGCTGTTTTCCGTGCTTGTCGCGGGGTCGTTTTCGCTGGGAAGCCTTGCGGCGGGCGAGATCGCGCCTGCCGCCCTGAACGCGGTGCGCTTCGCGCTGGCGGGGATGGTGATCGGGGCGGCGGTTTGGGCCACGGGCGGGATGCCGCGAACCGCGCTGCACGCGCCGTGGCGCTACCTGATCCTCGGCGGGCTGTTTGCCAGCTATTTCGTGTTGATGTTCGAAGGGCTCAAGACCGCGCCGCCGGTGAGCGCCGCTGCGGTTTTCACCCTGACGCCGGTCCTGTCGGCGGTGGCAGGATACGGGCTGCTCAGGCAGGTGACGACGCCGCGCATGGCACTGGCGCTGGGTTTGGGCGCCGCCGGCGCGCTTTGGGTGATCTTTCGCGCGGATCTGGCGGCACTTGCCGCTTTCGAGGTGGGGCGCGGGGAGCTGGTCTACCTTGTGGGCTGCGCGGCCCATGCGATCTACACCCCACTGGTGCGCAAGCTGAACCGGGGCGAGCGCCCGCTTGTGTTCTCCTTGCTAACGCTTGCCGGTGGGCTAGGCGTGCTGATGATCTGGGGGTGGGGCGATCTGCGCGCGACGGATTGGGCGGCGTTGCCCGCGATCGTGTGGATCACGATCTTCTATGTCTCCATTGCCGCCTCTGCGATGACCTTCGTGCTGCTGCAATACGCGGCGATGCGGCTGCCGTCGTCGAAGGTCATGGCCTACACTTACCTCGTGCCTAGTTGGGTCATCCTGTGGGAGCTGGCGCTGGGCGGCGCGGGCCCGCCCGCGCTGGTGCTGGGCGGCGTGGCGCTGACGGTTTTGGCCTTGGTGTTGTTGCTCAAGCAGGGTTAG
- the tcuA gene encoding FAD-dependent tricarballylate dehydrogenase TcuA: MSKPAEINLTPDILVVGGGNAALTAALCAREAGRYVSVLEAAPKPYRGGNSRHTRNFRCMHRGPLGVLTGSYGEDEYFDDLLKVTKGDTDPALAKLAIAASERAYCWMEAHGVRFQPSLSGTLSLSRTNAFFLGGGKALVNAYYAQAEDAGIDLHYNAHVDHLSVSDTRITEVTARLDEVAYRFTPGAVIVASGGFQADTNWLARAWGPAAKNFLIRGTPYNRGVVLKDLLDQGMESVGDPTQCHAVAIDGRAPKFDGGIVTRLDCVPFSVVVNRDAERFYDEGEDIWPKRYAIWGRLVAAQPDQVAYVIIDATSRELFMPSVFPPVEADTIEGLGQQLGLPGAKLRQTIDAFNAACRPGTFHATELDGLATEGLTPPKTNWARPIIEPPFYGYSLRPGVTFTYLGLKVDETARVTGAGGRMDNLWAAGEIMAGSILGQGYLAGFGMTIGTVFGQIAGEEAAAHV; this comes from the coding sequence ATGTCAAAACCTGCAGAGATAAACCTTACCCCCGACATTCTGGTGGTCGGCGGCGGTAATGCCGCGCTGACGGCGGCGCTTTGCGCGCGCGAGGCGGGCAGATACGTCTCCGTGCTCGAGGCCGCGCCGAAGCCCTATCGCGGCGGCAACTCGCGCCACACCCGGAACTTCCGCTGTATGCATCGCGGCCCTTTGGGCGTGCTGACCGGCAGCTACGGCGAGGATGAGTATTTCGACGATCTGCTGAAGGTCACCAAGGGCGACACCGACCCTGCGCTGGCAAAGCTCGCCATCGCCGCGTCTGAGCGGGCCTATTGCTGGATGGAGGCCCATGGCGTGCGCTTCCAGCCCTCCCTCTCGGGGACCCTGTCCCTGTCGCGCACAAACGCGTTCTTTCTGGGCGGCGGCAAGGCGCTGGTAAACGCCTACTACGCCCAGGCCGAGGATGCCGGGATCGATCTGCATTACAACGCCCATGTCGATCACCTTAGCGTCAGCGACACCCGGATCACCGAGGTGACCGCGCGTCTCGACGAGGTCGCGTATCGCTTCACCCCCGGCGCGGTGATCGTGGCCTCGGGCGGCTTTCAGGCCGATACAAACTGGCTCGCCCGCGCGTGGGGGCCCGCCGCCAAGAACTTCCTGATCCGCGGCACGCCCTACAATCGGGGCGTGGTTCTGAAAGACCTGCTCGATCAGGGCATGGAAAGCGTGGGCGACCCGACCCAGTGCCACGCCGTGGCCATCGACGGGCGCGCGCCCAAATTCGACGGCGGCATCGTGACCCGGCTGGATTGCGTGCCCTTCTCGGTCGTGGTGAACCGCGATGCGGAGCGGTTCTACGACGAGGGCGAAGACATCTGGCCCAAGCGCTACGCCATCTGGGGCCGTCTGGTGGCCGCCCAGCCCGATCAGGTCGCCTATGTCATCATCGACGCGACGTCGCGGGAGCTGTTCATGCCGTCGGTGTTCCCCCCGGTGGAGGCCGACACGATCGAAGGTCTGGGCCAGCAACTTGGCCTGCCCGGCGCAAAGCTGCGCCAGACCATCGACGCGTTCAACGCCGCCTGCCGCCCCGGCACCTTCCATGCAACAGAGCTTGACGGCCTCGCCACCGAAGGCCTCACGCCACCCAAGACCAACTGGGCGCGGCCCATTATCGAGCCGCCCTTCTACGGCTACTCCCTGCGCCCCGGCGTGACCTTCACCTATCTCGGCCTCAAGGTCGACGAGACCGCGCGGGTCACCGGCGCGGGCGGGCGCATGGACAACCTCTGGGCAGCGGGGGAAATCATGGCAGGCTCGATCCTGGGCCAAGGCTATCTGGCGGGCTTTGGCATGACCATCGGCACCGTCTTCGGACAAATCGCAGGCGAGGAGGCCGCGGCCCATGTATGA
- a CDS encoding F0F1 ATP synthase subunit B → MTRLLPLFFVAVLPAPALAAGDKPFFSLANTDFIVLLAFLLFIAVLFYFKVPGLLGGMLDKRAETIQAELDEAKALREEAQTLLASYERKQKEVAEQAERIVADAKRDAEAAAEQAKEDLKTSIARRVQAAEDQIASAEAGAVKEVRDRAVSVAIAAAAEVIAAKTSAADQNSLIDDAIEQVGSKLH, encoded by the coding sequence ATGACCAGACTGCTCCCCCTCTTCTTCGTTGCGGTGCTGCCCGCCCCCGCGCTGGCCGCAGGCGACAAGCCGTTCTTCTCGCTGGCCAATACAGACTTCATCGTGCTGCTGGCCTTCCTGCTGTTCATCGCCGTGCTGTTCTACTTCAAGGTGCCGGGCCTGCTGGGCGGCATGCTCGACAAGCGGGCCGAGACCATTCAGGCCGAGCTCGACGAGGCCAAGGCGCTGCGCGAAGAGGCGCAGACGCTGCTCGCCTCCTATGAGCGCAAGCAAAAGGAAGTGGCCGAGCAGGCAGAGCGCATTGTGGCAGACGCCAAGCGCGACGCCGAAGCTGCCGCAGAGCAGGCGAAGGAGGATCTGAAGACCTCGATTGCGCGCCGTGTGCAGGCCGCCGAGGATCAGATCGCCAGCGCCGAGGCCGGAGCCGTTAAGGAAGTGCGCGACCGCGCCGTCTCCGTCGCCATCGCCGCTGCTGCGGAGGTGATTGCCGCCAAGACCTCTGCCGCCGATCAGAACAGCCTGATCGACGACGCCATTGAGCAGGTCGGCTCCAAGCTGCACTAA
- a CDS encoding LysR substrate-binding domain-containing protein encodes MSRTLPPLNALRAFEAAGRHQSFSGAAEELHVSHSAISRHVRGLEDRLGVQLFREASRGVALTQAGARYLAQVTPALDVIAEATEAFHDTPRGRLVVNSEPTFAIKFLIPRLAEFEAAHPEVELRLEASQELADLARYEADLAIRSIASGKPEQASELISNAPMRVYGAPSLVGKGLDAPEQVLQFRRYQDRHGNPWGQWAAQAGLDPALFPAPDWRMRSMLSLDAALAGHGVILCTGEVTADACARGHLVQCLPYAVHSGSYHLVFGEGARRRAPARAFRDWLIDITAPYRVDEYQPNG; translated from the coding sequence ATGTCCCGCACCCTGCCTCCGCTCAATGCCCTGCGTGCCTTTGAGGCGGCCGGGCGACATCAGAGCTTCTCCGGCGCGGCCGAAGAGCTGCATGTCAGCCATTCGGCCATCAGCCGCCACGTGCGCGGGCTCGAGGATCGGCTGGGGGTGCAGCTGTTCCGGGAGGCCTCGCGCGGCGTTGCCCTGACACAGGCGGGCGCGCGCTACCTCGCGCAAGTGACGCCCGCGCTCGATGTGATCGCCGAGGCGACGGAAGCCTTCCACGACACCCCGCGCGGGCGATTGGTGGTCAATTCGGAGCCGACATTTGCGATCAAGTTCCTGATCCCGCGCTTGGCGGAGTTCGAGGCCGCGCATCCGGAGGTCGAGCTGCGGCTGGAGGCCAGCCAGGAATTGGCCGATCTTGCGCGCTACGAGGCCGATCTGGCGATCCGGTCGATCGCGAGCGGCAAGCCCGAGCAGGCGAGCGAGCTGATCAGCAATGCGCCGATGCGGGTCTACGGCGCGCCGTCTCTGGTGGGCAAGGGGCTGGACGCGCCGGAGCAGGTCCTGCAATTCCGCCGCTATCAGGATCGCCATGGCAATCCCTGGGGGCAGTGGGCCGCGCAGGCCGGGCTCGATCCGGCGCTGTTTCCGGCCCCGGACTGGAGGATGCGGTCCATGCTGTCGCTGGATGCGGCACTGGCCGGGCACGGCGTGATCTTGTGCACGGGGGAAGTGACGGCGGATGCGTGTGCCCGCGGGCATCTGGTGCAATGCCTGCCCTATGCCGTACACTCGGGCAGCTACCACTTGGTTTTTGGGGAGGGTGCACGGCGCAGGGCCCCGGCGCGGGCGTTCCGGGACTGGCTGATCGATATTACCGCGCCGTACCGGGTGGATGAATATCAACCAAATGGTTGA
- a CDS encoding ArsR/SmtB family transcription factor: MTDPLDTTFAALADGTRRAILTMLLEDDMAVTDVAEPFEMSLAAISKHLAILTRAGLITQEKRGRVKWCKLEPDAMRAAIVWIESFGQLEALNFDAFERFLDRELKP, translated from the coding sequence ATGACAGACCCGCTCGACACCACTTTCGCGGCCCTTGCTGACGGCACGCGACGCGCGATTCTAACTATGTTGTTGGAAGATGATATGGCCGTGACCGACGTGGCCGAGCCGTTCGAGATGTCGCTGGCGGCCATCTCGAAACACCTCGCCATTCTGACCCGCGCGGGACTGATCACGCAGGAAAAGCGCGGCCGGGTGAAATGGTGCAAGCTGGAGCCCGACGCCATGCGCGCCGCCATCGTATGGATTGAAAGTTTCGGGCAGCTCGAGGCGCTGAACTTCGACGCCTTCGAGCGATTTTTGGACCGCGAGCTGAAGCCCTGA
- a CDS encoding F0F1 ATP synthase subunit A, protein MADEAKGGALEFHPMDQFIVKPLFPEYGQVVSVDGGTGTLSGGQTVNLSADQISKFEAGENVKISLYELGLQTVNAFTITNATLWFALAIVAVVLLLVFGTSRRAIVPTRSQSIAELIYGFVHKMVEDVCGKEGLKYFPYIMTLFMFILVSNFLGLLPMAFTTTSHIAVTAVLAMAVFLAVTILGFVKNGAGFLSLFWVSSAPLALRPILALIEVISYFVRPVSHSIRLAGNMMAGHAVIKVFAGFAAIAAISPLSVLAVTAMYGLEVLVSAIQAYVFTILTCVYLKDALHPHH, encoded by the coding sequence ATGGCGGATGAAGCAAAAGGCGGCGCGCTGGAATTCCACCCGATGGACCAGTTCATCGTGAAGCCGCTGTTCCCCGAGTACGGTCAAGTCGTTTCGGTTGATGGCGGCACTGGGACGCTGTCGGGCGGGCAGACCGTCAATCTCTCCGCAGATCAGATTTCGAAATTTGAAGCTGGCGAAAACGTGAAAATCAGCCTGTATGAGTTGGGCTTGCAGACAGTCAATGCATTCACGATCACCAATGCGACCTTGTGGTTTGCGCTGGCCATCGTGGCGGTTGTGCTGCTGCTGGTCTTCGGCACCTCGCGCCGCGCCATCGTGCCGACCCGGAGCCAATCCATCGCAGAGTTGATCTACGGCTTCGTGCACAAGATGGTGGAGGACGTCTGCGGCAAGGAAGGCCTCAAGTACTTTCCCTACATCATGACGCTATTCATGTTCATCCTTGTCTCGAACTTCCTTGGCCTGCTGCCGATGGCGTTTACGACCACGTCCCACATCGCGGTCACCGCAGTGCTGGCCATGGCGGTGTTCCTGGCGGTGACGATCCTGGGCTTCGTGAAGAACGGCGCGGGCTTCCTGAGCCTGTTCTGGGTGTCCTCCGCGCCGCTGGCGTTGCGCCCGATCCTGGCCCTGATCGAGGTCATCAGCTACTTCGTGCGCCCGGTCAGCCACTCCATTCGTCTCGCCGGCAACATGATGGCAGGCCACGCCGTGATCAAAGTGTTCGCAGGCTTCGCCGCGATTGCCGCCATCTCGCCGCTGTCGGTTCTGGCCGTCACCGCCATGTACGGGCTGGAGGTGCTGGTGTCAGCGATCCAGGCCTACGTGTTCACCATTCTGACGTGTGTCTACCTGAAGGACGCGCTTCACCCGCATCACTAA
- a CDS encoding GntR family transcriptional regulator: protein MSDTPKSSGEHAYDALLAEIRAGRFAPGDRLREEDVGARLALSRTPVREALRRLESDGIVEHRPRVGAVIRALSHAEVVELYEMRMVLDRTAAEMAAKHGAAAEFDALDALNDRIEAEREDPALGAAINQDFHRGLCLAGRNRFLLESARALTNALLLLGPTTYTDPERIDVVVRQHRAIITALRDRDAEAAGAAAEAHLQTSLLHRLKGLGG from the coding sequence ATGTCGGACACCCCCAAATCAAGCGGTGAACACGCCTATGATGCGCTTCTGGCTGAAATCCGTGCGGGCCGCTTCGCGCCCGGGGACCGGCTGCGCGAAGAGGATGTCGGCGCGCGCCTTGCGCTGTCGCGCACGCCGGTGCGCGAGGCGCTGCGCCGGCTGGAAAGTGACGGCATCGTCGAGCACCGCCCGCGCGTCGGCGCGGTTATCCGGGCGCTCAGTCACGCCGAGGTGGTTGAGCTCTACGAGATGCGCATGGTGCTGGACCGCACCGCCGCCGAGATGGCCGCCAAGCACGGCGCGGCGGCGGAGTTCGACGCGCTGGATGCGCTCAACGACCGGATCGAGGCGGAGCGGGAGGATCCCGCGCTGGGCGCCGCGATCAATCAGGATTTCCACCGCGGGCTTTGTCTTGCCGGGCGCAACCGCTTTTTGCTGGAATCCGCGCGGGCGCTGACCAATGCGCTGCTCCTGCTTGGCCCGACGACCTACACCGATCCCGAACGCATCGACGTGGTCGTCCGGCAGCACCGCGCCATCATCACCGCTCTGCGCGACCGCGATGCGGAGGCGGCGGGGGCGGCCGCAGAGGCGCATCTGCAAACCTCTTTGCTGCACCGCCTGAAGGGGCTGGGCGGGTGA
- a CDS encoding AtpZ/AtpI family protein, which yields MSDDPEKAQLDALSERIEDLKRSAATEAPRGDEHFSGAQQGWRMVTELVAGLLIGLSLGYGLDWLFGTLPIFLLLFTLLGFGAGVNVMMRTAKEVQNEHFARDAGGEKDDTHGG from the coding sequence ATGTCCGATGATCCAGAAAAGGCGCAGCTCGACGCGCTGAGCGAACGGATTGAAGACCTGAAACGCTCGGCTGCGACCGAGGCACCGCGGGGGGATGAGCACTTTTCGGGGGCCCAGCAGGGCTGGCGGATGGTGACGGAACTGGTGGCGGGTCTTCTGATCGGCCTGAGCTTGGGATACGGCCTCGATTGGCTGTTCGGCACATTGCCGATCTTCCTTTTGCTCTTCACATTGCTGGGCTTCGGGGCGGGGGTGAACGTTATGATGCGCACCGCCAAAGAGGTCCAAAACGAACATTTTGCCCGGGACGCGGGCGGCGAGAAGGACGACACACATGGCGGATGA
- a CDS encoding F0F1 ATP synthase subunit C, producing the protein MEGDIAEMGKFIGAGLASVGMGGAAVGVGNVAGNYLAGALRNPSAAASQTATLFIGIAFAEALGIFSFLVALLLMFAV; encoded by the coding sequence ATGGAAGGCGATATCGCAGAAATGGGTAAATTCATCGGCGCAGGCCTGGCCTCCGTCGGCATGGGCGGCGCAGCCGTCGGTGTGGGCAACGTGGCAGGTAACTACCTGGCCGGCGCCCTGCGCAACCCCTCCGCCGCTGCTTCGCAGACGGCCACTCTGTTCATCGGCATCGCATTCGCGGAAGCCTTGGGGATCTTCTCGTTCCTCGTGGCGCTTCTGCTGATGTTTGCCGTCTAA